The following proteins come from a genomic window of Chryseobacterium glaciei:
- a CDS encoding FAD-dependent monooxygenase: MNSISIIGAGIGGLALGNVLKQNNLDFTIYESAPEIKPVGAGIMMAINAMQTFDQLGLKEKIEKAGNKIHGISITDEKLKPITKTNILELENKYNSCNVAIHRAELQKILAENIGFEHIKLDHSLTQIKKKENYILNFENGIEVEGKIVFGADGIHSKIRNQIFETGNIRNAKQMCWRGLLDFDLPEEFHHQALEIWGKAKRFGFVKLSEKKIYWYALINHGKHKRYNSLAENFSDFNPLVLKILESTPKENIILNDIMDLSPIPKWYSENLCLIGDAAHATTPNMGQGACQAIEDSYIIGKLLETHQDFNTVFAEFQKIRRKKVDYVVNTSWKIGQISQWERGNSLRNFFMRLTPESINQKMVEKVIKLEM; the protein is encoded by the coding sequence ATGAATTCAATCTCAATAATCGGAGCCGGAATTGGCGGTTTAGCTCTTGGAAATGTCCTGAAACAAAATAATTTAGACTTCACAATTTATGAATCAGCACCAGAAATAAAACCTGTCGGAGCTGGAATTATGATGGCCATAAATGCTATGCAAACCTTTGATCAGTTAGGATTAAAAGAAAAAATTGAGAAAGCAGGAAACAAAATTCATGGAATTTCGATTACGGATGAAAAGTTGAAACCTATTACAAAAACAAATATTCTTGAATTAGAAAATAAATATAATTCCTGCAACGTAGCGATTCACAGAGCAGAATTACAAAAAATATTAGCTGAAAATATTGGTTTCGAACATATTAAACTTGATCATTCTTTAACCCAAATCAAGAAAAAAGAAAACTATATTTTAAACTTTGAAAATGGAATTGAAGTCGAAGGTAAAATAGTTTTCGGAGCAGATGGAATTCATTCTAAAATCAGAAATCAAATTTTCGAAACAGGAAACATCCGAAATGCAAAGCAAATGTGTTGGAGAGGTTTATTAGATTTTGATTTACCCGAGGAATTTCATCATCAAGCTCTTGAAATTTGGGGAAAAGCAAAGCGTTTTGGTTTTGTGAAGCTTTCAGAGAAAAAAATATATTGGTATGCGTTAATTAATCACGGGAAACACAAACGTTACAATAGTTTAGCTGAAAATTTTAGCGATTTTAATCCTTTAGTTTTAAAAATTTTAGAATCTACTCCAAAAGAAAATATTATTCTTAATGATATTATGGACCTGTCTCCTATTCCAAAATGGTATTCTGAAAACCTTTGTTTGATTGGCGATGCAGCTCATGCAACCACTCCAAATATGGGACAAGGTGCTTGTCAGGCCATTGAAGATTCCTATATTATTGGAAAATTACTTGAAACTCATCAAGATTTTAATACTGTTTTTGCGGAATTCCAGAAAATCAGAAGAAAAAAGGTGGATTATGTCGTGAATACAAGCTGGAAAATCGGGCAAATCTCACAATGGGAACGAGGAAATTCTCTACGAAATTTCTTTATGAGATTGACTCCTGAAAGTATAAACCAAAAGATGGTTGAGAAAGTTATAAAACTGGAAATGTAA
- a CDS encoding sigma-70 family RNA polymerase sigma factor, translating into MRQLKITKQVTNRETASLDKYLQEIGKVELITADEEVDLAQRIRAGDRAALEKLIKANLRFVVSVSKQYQNQGLSLPDLINEGNLGLMKAAKRYDETRGFKFISYAVWWIRQSILQALAEQSRIVRLPLNKIGSINKINKAYAHLEQENERPPSPEELAEVLDMSEEDIKESMKNSGRHLSMDAPLVEGEDSNLYDVLRSGESPSPDKDLMLESLQIEIERALNTLTPREADLVRLYFGLNGKHPMTLEEIGETFDLTRERVRQIKEKAIKRLKHNTRSKILKSYLGK; encoded by the coding sequence ATGAGACAATTAAAAATCACTAAGCAGGTAACCAACAGGGAAACTGCTTCATTAGACAAGTATTTGCAGGAAATTGGTAAAGTGGAACTGATCACTGCGGACGAAGAAGTAGATTTGGCACAAAGAATACGTGCGGGCGACAGAGCTGCACTGGAGAAATTAATCAAGGCCAACCTTCGTTTCGTAGTTTCCGTATCTAAGCAATACCAAAATCAAGGTCTTTCTTTACCCGATTTAATTAATGAAGGTAACTTAGGACTGATGAAAGCAGCAAAAAGGTATGATGAAACTAGAGGTTTCAAATTTATATCTTATGCGGTTTGGTGGATTCGTCAGTCGATTTTACAGGCTTTGGCAGAACAGTCAAGAATTGTAAGATTGCCATTGAATAAAATTGGTTCCATCAACAAGATCAATAAAGCATATGCTCACTTAGAACAAGAAAACGAAAGACCTCCTTCTCCGGAAGAATTGGCTGAAGTTCTTGATATGAGCGAGGAAGATATTAAAGAATCTATGAAAAACTCCGGAAGACACTTGTCTATGGATGCACCTTTGGTAGAAGGTGAAGATTCTAATCTTTATGATGTATTGCGTTCAGGAGAATCTCCAAGTCCAGATAAAGATCTAATGCTTGAATCTCTTCAAATTGAAATTGAAAGAGCATTAAATACTTTGACTCCAAGAGAGGCTGACTTAGTAAGATTATACTTCGGATTGAACGGAAAACATCCAATGACTTTAGAGGAAATTGGTGAAACTTTCGATCTTACAAGAGAGAGAGTCCGTCAGATCAAAGAAAAAGCAATTAAGAGACTAAAGCATAATACCAGAAGCAAGATCCTGAAATCTTATTTAGGTAAATAA
- a CDS encoding S1/P1 nuclease → MKSIYSKILMLAFITSSLYSYAWGLTGHRIIAEIAENHLSGKARREIKKIMGRERLAYWANWPDFIKSDTTGAWKQASAWHYVNIDPQADFKAFEQNLKAQAGPSLYTQVKTLSAQVKDEKTSEKDRKIALIFLIHIMGDLSQPMHTGRSEDLGGNKINVTYFGEKTNLHSVWDGKLVDSQKYSYTEYSKLLDIKTDDEVKQIQTGTLEDWLYDSHKIANKIYAQTPNDSKLSYDYQYKFNDTMERQLLYGGLRLAKLLNDLF, encoded by the coding sequence ATGAAAAGTATTTATTCTAAAATTCTGATGTTAGCATTCATCACATCTTCACTGTATTCTTATGCGTGGGGATTGACGGGGCACAGAATTATTGCAGAAATCGCTGAAAACCACCTTTCCGGGAAAGCAAGAAGAGAGATCAAAAAAATAATGGGGAGAGAACGTCTTGCTTATTGGGCAAACTGGCCGGATTTCATTAAATCTGACACTACAGGTGCTTGGAAGCAGGCTTCAGCTTGGCATTACGTAAACATTGATCCACAGGCAGATTTCAAAGCATTTGAGCAAAATTTGAAAGCTCAGGCTGGTCCGAGCTTGTATACTCAGGTGAAAACTTTGTCTGCTCAGGTAAAAGATGAAAAAACTTCTGAAAAAGACAGAAAAATTGCTTTGATTTTCTTGATTCATATTATGGGAGATCTTTCTCAGCCTATGCACACAGGGAGGTCTGAAGATTTAGGAGGAAACAAAATCAATGTAACTTATTTTGGAGAAAAAACAAATTTACACTCAGTTTGGGACGGAAAATTAGTAGATTCTCAAAAATACAGCTATACAGAATATTCGAAATTATTGGATATCAAAACTGATGATGAAGTAAAACAAATTCAGACAGGAACTTTGGAAGACTGGTTGTATGATTCTCACAAAATTGCGAATAAAATCTACGCACAAACTCCAAATGATTCAAAATTATCTTATGATTATCAGTACAAATTCAATGATACAATGGAAAGACAGCTTCTTTACGGAGGTTTGAGACTGGCAAAATTGTTAAATGATTTGTTTTAA
- a CDS encoding type VI secretion system baseplate subunit TssG: MYENNIVDMYYNKLQTDFKAEAVAVNLLKYHRAVSNIFIDRIGINDRAYLKDIKNISSNYLGFDEEVFTIETYREGIYDYLPEGLFHPPSLGATRKNVESVVKEIRKQKRVEEDARKFFQPFELEIFFTEVSALLKEFDFDLTSDTDTLLETVSELWPLVKMLDKQNAYIFIYILPFFHQIRGDKKWLERCMTAFLQVPVEVTFAPNVIDGIGGNNDSMLLGNSKLGVTYIPSGKHMDGQRNWVVNIGPIPYSDMKKYIHGNPFRKVLQALYDYFLPVSVDVEENFITEKKEYSFMLEDDGRNANRLGYSTFL; encoded by the coding sequence ATGTATGAGAATAATATTGTAGATATGTATTACAATAAGCTGCAGACAGATTTCAAGGCAGAAGCTGTCGCGGTGAATCTGTTGAAATATCACAGAGCGGTAAGCAATATCTTTATTGACAGGATCGGGATCAATGACAGGGCTTATTTAAAGGATATTAAAAATATTTCAAGCAATTATTTAGGTTTTGATGAAGAAGTTTTTACGATAGAAACGTACAGAGAAGGAATTTACGATTACCTTCCTGAAGGACTTTTTCATCCGCCTTCATTGGGTGCTACGAGAAAAAACGTTGAAAGCGTTGTTAAGGAAATCCGAAAGCAAAAAAGGGTAGAAGAAGATGCCAGAAAGTTTTTCCAACCTTTTGAATTGGAAATTTTCTTTACGGAAGTCAGTGCTTTGCTTAAAGAATTCGATTTTGACCTTACCAGCGACACCGATACTTTGCTAGAAACTGTCAGCGAACTTTGGCCTTTGGTGAAGATGCTAGATAAACAAAATGCCTATATTTTTATCTATATTTTACCGTTTTTTCATCAGATCAGAGGAGATAAAAAATGGCTTGAAAGATGTATGACAGCATTTTTACAAGTGCCTGTAGAGGTAACTTTTGCCCCAAATGTTATTGATGGAATAGGGGGAAATAATGATTCTATGTTATTAGGAAATTCAAAATTGGGAGTTACTTATATTCCGAGTGGGAAACATATGGACGGACAGCGAAATTGGGTAGTGAATATCGGCCCGATTCCGTATTCGGATATGAAAAAATATATTCATGGAAACCCGTTCAGAAAAGTACTTCAGGCTTTATACGATTATTTTCTTCCTGTAAGCGTAGATGTGGAAGAAAATTTTATCACAGAAAAGAAAGAATATTCATTTATGCTTGAGGATGATGGCAGAAATGCAAACCGCCTCGGATACTCTACCTTTCTGTAA
- a CDS encoding TssN family type VI secretion system protein encodes MEISSVKGIFFRYILMPLIAVIMMIILGIIRRNKPAIKIKVIIIYVLLCSLCLALPGFFGFAGNLFNPYWYLIAQIIYLIFGIIHVNLLDKYFKKHIESVSMSILFESILSLTCIAFGGYLFYLIFNWMSKGTGYAIMSATSMLIFLVPMVFYYCYIQFISIPFDIYKTWRYSPDQRLPDFEGADFDRLMVLNVELSKNLEDANRFRIKAKTLPTGVTFGDWFYRVVDDYNHKNPGSIIHLSDIEKEPYYWIFYTKKSFFSFRRYINFDMDISANGISENEVVICKRVIQHEEEGITRKP; translated from the coding sequence ATGGAAATTTCTTCAGTTAAAGGGATCTTTTTTAGGTATATTTTAATGCCACTAATAGCAGTTATTATGATGATTATCCTCGGAATAATCAGAAGAAACAAACCTGCTATAAAAATTAAAGTAATCATCATATACGTTCTGCTTTGCAGTTTGTGTCTTGCTTTACCTGGTTTTTTCGGGTTTGCAGGGAATTTGTTTAACCCATATTGGTATCTTATTGCACAGATTATTTACCTTATTTTTGGGATTATTCACGTTAATTTATTAGATAAGTATTTCAAAAAACATATCGAATCTGTGTCGATGAGTATTTTGTTTGAATCAATACTTTCATTGACGTGTATCGCTTTCGGCGGATATCTTTTTTATCTGATTTTTAATTGGATGAGTAAAGGAACAGGTTACGCTATCATGTCGGCAACGAGCATGTTGATCTTTTTGGTTCCGATGGTATTTTACTATTGCTATATTCAGTTCATCAGTATTCCGTTCGATATTTATAAAACCTGGAGATATTCACCGGATCAGAGACTTCCGGACTTTGAAGGTGCAGATTTTGATAGATTAATGGTGTTGAATGTTGAGTTAAGCAAAAATCTTGAAGACGCCAACAGATTTAGAATTAAAGCTAAAACTTTACCAACCGGAGTAACTTTCGGAGACTGGTTTTATAGAGTAGTGGATGATTATAATCACAAGAATCCGGGATCTATCATTCATTTATCAGACATTGAAAAAGAACCATATTATTGGATCTTTTATACAAAAAAATCGTTTTTCAGTTTCAGAAGGTATATTAATTTTGATATGGATATTTCTGCAAACGGCATTTCAGAAAATGAAGTGGTGATCTGCAAAAGAGTTATCCAGCACGAAGAAGAAGGAATTACGAGAAAACCATAA
- a CDS encoding aminotransferase class V-fold PLP-dependent enzyme, with the protein MNLNQIRQDTKGLSDNKIFLNNAGSSLMPKVVVESMVDYFHQEEQFGGYEVANRTATLLEEFYEETAKLINCKLSNIAFATSATDAYTKALSSIVFKEGDVIITTVDDYISNQITFISLQKKLNIKVIRTKNLSDNELDLEDLENLIKKHNPKLIAVTHIPTNSGLIQNVEGVGKICRQYDVLYLVDACQSVGQMVVDVEKIDCDFLTATGRKFMRGPRGTGFLYVSDRVLEQNYAPLLLDMRGANWTEYDDYELFKTAKRFEHWEISYGSLLGFMEAVKYANNIGLDNIENYNKNLSGKLRENLKNSGFNVWDWGNKLSSIVTFCEPNGELENIQKVLKENNIFFSVTYKNSALIDFTNKNVNGIVRLSPHYFNTTEEIETVSEILKNSLK; encoded by the coding sequence ATGAATTTAAACCAAATAAGACAAGACACAAAAGGTTTATCCGATAATAAAATATTTCTAAACAACGCTGGTTCATCATTAATGCCAAAAGTTGTTGTAGAATCAATGGTTGATTATTTTCATCAGGAAGAACAATTCGGAGGATATGAAGTCGCCAACCGAACTGCAACTTTACTGGAAGAGTTTTATGAAGAAACAGCAAAACTGATCAACTGCAAGTTATCAAATATTGCTTTTGCAACCAGCGCGACGGATGCTTATACAAAAGCGTTGTCGAGTATTGTTTTCAAAGAAGGAGATGTTATCATTACCACTGTTGATGATTATATTTCGAATCAGATCACTTTCATTTCGCTTCAGAAAAAATTAAATATAAAAGTAATTAGAACGAAAAATCTTTCAGATAATGAATTGGATTTGGAGGATTTAGAAAATTTAATCAAGAAACACAATCCAAAATTAATTGCAGTTACGCATATTCCTACAAATTCAGGTTTGATTCAAAACGTTGAAGGTGTAGGGAAAATTTGCCGTCAATATGATGTTTTATATTTGGTTGATGCTTGCCAATCTGTTGGACAAATGGTTGTTGATGTTGAGAAAATCGACTGTGATTTCCTGACTGCCACAGGAAGAAAATTCATGCGTGGACCGAGAGGAACTGGATTTTTATATGTTTCTGACAGAGTTTTAGAGCAAAATTACGCTCCCTTATTGTTAGATATGAGAGGTGCAAACTGGACGGAATATGATGATTATGAATTATTTAAAACCGCAAAAAGATTCGAACATTGGGAGATTTCTTATGGTTCTTTACTAGGTTTTATGGAAGCTGTAAAGTATGCAAATAATATTGGCTTAGATAATATTGAAAATTATAACAAAAATTTATCTGGAAAACTTAGAGAAAACCTTAAAAATAGTGGTTTCAACGTTTGGGATTGGGGAAATAAGCTTAGTAGTATTGTTACTTTTTGTGAGCCTAATGGTGAGCTTGAAAATATTCAAAAAGTCCTAAAAGAGAATAATATATTTTTCTCAGTAACCTACAAAAATTCCGCTTTGATTGATTTTACTAATAAAAATGTGAATGGAATAGTAAGACTTTCACCACATTACTTTAATACAACGGAAGAAATTGAAACTGTTTCTGAAATTTTGAAAAATAGCTTGAAGTAA
- a CDS encoding metal-dependent transcriptional regulator, whose product MKTTLTEENYLKALFHLVDNEGKVTINELSKFLNVKMPSVNNMMKKFADKSWVIYETYKPLRVTEKGRREAALVVRKHRLTEMFLVKKMNFGWENVHEIAEQLEHVHSTIFFDKMDEILDHPKFDPHGEPIPDKDGNIISQDLQKLSGCNVGETVVFASVTLSDDAFLNYLTERKLLLNTKIKVIKIESFDRSVTVEVEGKQEILSKKATEKILVKK is encoded by the coding sequence TTGAAAACAACATTAACAGAAGAAAATTATCTGAAAGCTTTGTTTCATTTAGTTGACAATGAAGGAAAGGTTACGATTAACGAGCTGAGCAAATTTTTAAATGTAAAAATGCCGAGTGTCAATAACATGATGAAGAAATTTGCCGACAAAAGTTGGGTCATTTATGAAACCTACAAACCTCTCAGAGTCACCGAAAAAGGAAGACGCGAAGCCGCTTTGGTGGTACGTAAACACAGACTTACCGAAATGTTTTTGGTTAAAAAAATGAATTTCGGCTGGGAAAATGTCCACGAAATCGCAGAACAGCTTGAGCACGTGCACTCTACTATTTTCTTTGATAAGATGGATGAAATATTAGACCATCCAAAGTTTGATCCGCACGGAGAACCAATTCCTGATAAAGACGGAAATATTATCTCCCAGGATTTACAGAAATTAAGCGGATGCAATGTTGGAGAAACAGTAGTTTTTGCTTCTGTTACGCTTTCTGATGACGCCTTTCTGAATTATTTAACCGAAAGAAAACTGCTCCTGAATACCAAAATAAAAGTTATTAAAATTGAAAGTTTTGACAGATCCGTAACGGTTGAAGTTGAAGGTAAACAGGAAATTTTAAGTAAAAAAGCTACGGAGAAAATATTGGTTAAAAAATAA